The following are from one region of the Bacteroidia bacterium genome:
- a CDS encoding SpoIID/LytB domain-containing protein, producing MLKILYFLFWIGLGSLTGVFSQTITVKIAPATNIHYLEFTALMPNTIIAQGNGFPEAFYRLKLDETIRISIYGDLVLLTSNDSVIGYFDKITFFSPDSGGIFKMKIQGQSYTYPDELMVLSNGSELILYNRVFIENYLPGVIAAEAGLYMNPNFQQVQAVCSRTYLYKNLYKHAEEGFDVCDKTHCQVYRDITYKHKQYTEAVQKTQNLIIMDSRGRLIDAVFCANCGGKTANSEDVWANEISYLRSVDDLTNCNGTNNAEWSKVINKKKFYTSLSNYYNITISKFSTVKDISGRVKMLLMNQDDKLVITGEQLRKMFSLKSSKMTINVDEQFVHFQGKGFGHGVGMCQDGALTLGKKGWDFKRIIKFYYQNVDISSVDLEKIK from the coding sequence GTGCTTAAAATTTTATACTTTCTTTTTTGGATTGGGCTTGGAAGTTTAACAGGGGTTTTTAGCCAGACTATAACCGTAAAAATAGCCCCGGCAACTAATATTCATTACTTAGAATTTACGGCCTTGATGCCCAATACAATCATAGCGCAAGGAAATGGCTTTCCCGAAGCTTTTTACCGTTTAAAGTTAGATGAAACAATAAGAATTTCGATATATGGAGACCTCGTATTACTAACCTCCAATGATTCTGTGATTGGATACTTTGATAAAATTACCTTTTTTTCGCCGGATTCCGGCGGAATATTCAAAATGAAAATTCAAGGACAAAGTTACACCTATCCAGATGAGCTTATGGTGCTCAGTAATGGCTCAGAATTAATACTTTACAATCGTGTTTTTATAGAAAATTACCTGCCGGGAGTTATTGCGGCAGAAGCTGGCCTATACATGAACCCAAACTTTCAGCAGGTACAGGCCGTTTGTAGCCGCACTTATCTATACAAAAACCTATACAAACATGCCGAAGAAGGCTTTGATGTTTGTGATAAAACCCATTGCCAAGTGTACCGAGATATAACCTACAAACATAAACAGTACACAGAAGCAGTCCAAAAAACCCAAAATCTTATTATCATGGATAGCCGAGGCCGCCTGATAGATGCCGTTTTCTGTGCTAATTGTGGCGGAAAAACAGCTAACTCAGAAGACGTTTGGGCTAATGAAATATCTTATCTCAGAAGCGTTGATGACCTAACGAACTGTAACGGAACTAATAACGCAGAATGGTCAAAAGTAATTAACAAAAAAAAATTTTATACCAGCCTATCAAATTATTACAACATAACTATCAGTAAATTCTCCACCGTTAAAGATATAAGTGGCAGAGTTAAAATGCTATTAATGAATCAAGATGATAAATTAGTAATCACCGGAGAACAATTGAGAAAAATGTTCTCCCTGAAAAGCTCTAAAATGACAATCAATGTAGATGAACAATTTGTTCATTTCCAAGGAAAAGGATTTGGGCACGGAGTAGGAATGTGCCAAGACGGAGCACTAACACTCGGAAAAAAAGGATGGGACTTTAAGCGAATTATTAAATTTTACTATCAAAATGTAGATATATCTTCCGTTGATTTAGAAAAAATAAAATAG
- a CDS encoding TolC family protein, translating to MEVCEGQDLTFFLEQTIRYNFSTRIAHLRVSQQQGLLQQQRSLFNWVGGLSAGISSAQIPLSAYDKEVLSLHQDLFRADGLYYQITGKKTFSAGQELLMSVGVQYQSFSYLPGNGYRGDIRFTLIQPLLQGAGKKGLYAGTIIQQSLLKSEENKFKAEVSFQIYRTAESYIRWATLRSQINAMLEAETRYEQLFSNIQELADAGKLKQSDTIPIKASLSNQKRKRLETEIKLNEIAAQLILNTGTNQAEIRPTPDIERITLVPINKITNRKQYLQFAEQNRFDLKTTEYQAIAYTKLLEQSKQLSLPKLDLTGSIGLTGQSFRYQDEPFAGKYLIQPLYASPIGPSFVAGISLSFPPQKDLAKGKQLEAQSLLEQTRLRNDYLKNSLEINISLQLKNIELSYQGWEKAAETVSSYQKIIENEQIKLELGKSTILDLLYAHNILMEASIDKIQAKMNYLLSTLALRAECGMLVYFVNDEAVLYPKLLTGLPELPNE from the coding sequence GTGGAGGTCTGTGAAGGCCAAGATTTGACTTTTTTTTTAGAACAAACAATTCGTTACAATTTCTCTACACGCATTGCGCACCTACGAGTGTCGCAACAACAAGGATTACTTCAGCAGCAACGTTCACTTTTTAACTGGGTAGGAGGCCTCTCTGCCGGAATCTCTTCCGCACAAATACCGCTATCAGCATACGATAAAGAGGTTTTATCACTACATCAAGATTTATTTAGAGCAGACGGCCTATACTATCAAATTACAGGAAAAAAAACTTTTTCTGCTGGGCAAGAACTCTTAATGTCCGTAGGAGTTCAGTATCAATCATTTTCGTATTTACCGGGTAATGGCTATCGGGGAGATATTCGCTTTACACTGATTCAACCATTATTGCAAGGAGCCGGAAAAAAAGGCCTTTATGCAGGAACAATCATTCAACAATCCCTTTTAAAATCCGAAGAAAATAAGTTTAAAGCAGAAGTATCTTTTCAGATTTACCGTACTGCCGAAAGTTATATCCGCTGGGCAACTCTACGTTCCCAAATTAATGCAATGTTAGAAGCAGAAACTCGTTATGAGCAGCTTTTCTCTAATATTCAAGAACTTGCAGATGCCGGAAAGTTAAAACAATCCGATACAATTCCCATAAAAGCCAGCTTATCTAACCAAAAAAGAAAACGCTTAGAAACCGAAATCAAGTTGAATGAAATAGCTGCCCAGCTGATCCTGAATACCGGAACGAATCAAGCCGAAATCCGCCCAACACCGGATATAGAAAGAATAACCCTCGTACCAATAAACAAAATAACGAATAGAAAACAATACCTACAATTTGCCGAGCAAAATCGCTTTGATTTAAAAACTACTGAGTACCAAGCTATTGCATATACTAAACTCTTAGAACAATCTAAGCAGCTAAGTTTACCTAAGTTAGACTTAACCGGAAGCATTGGCCTAACAGGCCAAAGTTTCCGCTATCAAGATGAACCTTTTGCCGGAAAATATTTAATTCAGCCATTATATGCTTCCCCAATCGGCCCCAGCTTTGTAGCCGGAATTTCACTATCCTTCCCACCACAAAAAGATTTAGCCAAAGGCAAACAGTTAGAAGCCCAAAGTCTCTTAGAACAAACCCGCCTCAGAAATGATTATCTGAAAAACAGCCTTGAAATCAATATCTCTTTACAGCTAAAAAATATAGAACTATCTTATCAAGGCTGGGAAAAAGCCGCAGAAACCGTTTCTTCATATCAAAAAATAATCGAAAATGAGCAAATTAAACTTGAATTAGGAAAATCAACAATATTGGACTTGTTATATGCACACAACATTCTTATGGAGGCATCAATAGATAAAATTCAAGCAAAAATGAATTATCTGCTATCTACGCTGGCTCTAAGAGCTGAATGTGGTATGCTTGTTTATTTTGTGAATGATGAGGCAGTATTGTATCCAAAATTATTAACAGGATTACCAGAATTACCCAATGAGTAA
- a CDS encoding NHLP bacteriocin system secretion protein, whose product MSKPIFREKPLEKLASPEQLDEMMRLTSSRPWFALIAMILILLVLLSWSFFGTVTTKVSGRGVLIKPESVSKVAALGTGKVMDIKTKSGQRVSVGDTLAIVSQPELAVQFSNAKQELDFYEKQLLNSQNLEKRDINAQKDFLEKKRKDINNVAKVLKERIITLQNRIEAEEKLLDKGLIAKQDLENTKQSYTNTQHEIEANQIRLKQLDIDLQNIIEQKSHYNDGILAQRNQALHKLRLLEAQLNVQSIITSPFSGVILEIVAKEGDLIPAGATILSIEQTTDTKDLIALVYVPAVDGKKIKVGMESHVAPSIVRVEEHGYVKGTVISVSGFPATKQAMENEIGNTQLVQSLLNEQDALIAVQIKLKKDLSTKSQYEWTASHGPDVQIQTGTLCNAQITTEKRKPVQLLFH is encoded by the coding sequence ATGAGTAAGCCCATCTTTAGAGAAAAGCCGTTAGAAAAACTCGCTTCGCCTGAGCAATTAGACGAGATGATGCGTCTTACGAGCTCAAGGCCGTGGTTCGCGCTGATAGCCATGATACTAATACTGCTTGTGTTGCTTAGCTGGTCTTTTTTTGGCACAGTAACGACCAAAGTAAGCGGGCGAGGAGTGTTGATAAAACCGGAAAGCGTATCCAAAGTAGCCGCCCTCGGAACCGGAAAAGTGATGGACATCAAAACAAAAAGCGGACAACGAGTTTCGGTAGGAGACACACTGGCAATCGTTTCACAACCAGAACTCGCCGTACAGTTCTCAAACGCGAAACAAGAACTTGACTTCTACGAAAAACAATTACTTAATAGCCAAAACTTAGAAAAAAGAGACATTAATGCCCAAAAAGACTTCTTAGAAAAAAAACGAAAAGATATTAATAATGTCGCTAAGGTTTTAAAAGAAAGAATTATTACCCTGCAAAATCGCATCGAAGCAGAAGAAAAACTGTTAGATAAAGGATTGATAGCCAAACAGGATTTGGAAAACACGAAGCAAAGCTACACAAACACCCAGCATGAAATAGAGGCAAACCAGATTCGACTCAAGCAATTAGACATAGATTTACAAAATATTATTGAACAGAAATCCCATTACAACGACGGAATATTAGCCCAAAGAAACCAAGCCTTACATAAACTGCGTCTGTTAGAAGCACAGTTAAATGTTCAATCCATTATTACAAGCCCATTTTCCGGCGTAATCTTAGAAATAGTTGCCAAAGAAGGGGATTTAATTCCGGCAGGAGCGACCATTTTAAGCATAGAACAAACAACAGATACCAAAGACTTAATCGCATTAGTATATGTTCCGGCGGTTGACGGGAAAAAAATAAAGGTTGGCATGGAATCCCACGTAGCACCGTCTATCGTTAGGGTTGAAGAGCATGGTTATGTTAAAGGAACAGTTATCTCTGTATCTGGATTTCCGGCTACCAAACAGGCAATGGAAAATGAAATTGGAAACACTCAATTAGTGCAATCACTTTTGAATGAGCAAGATGCACTCATAGCAGTACAAATTAAACTGAAAAAAGACCTGAGTACCAAAAGCCAATATGAATGGACAGCCTCCCATGGCCCGGACGTTCAGATACAAACCGGTACTTTATGTAATGCACAAATAACAACCGAAAAAAGAAAACCCGTTCAACTGCTGTTTCATTAG
- the trxB gene encoding thioredoxin-disulfide reductase, which translates to MSEKQIEHTHCLIIGSGPAGYTAAIYAARASLNPVLYTGIQIGGQLTTTTDVENFPGYPNGITGPEMMEEFRKQAERFGTDIRYAYVTSIDLQSNPKRAIIDDGQEITADAVIIASGASAKWLGLPAEKKLNGAGVSACAVCDGFFFRNQDVAVVGGGDTACEEAAYLSKLCKKVYLIVRRNELRASKVMQERIQKIPNIEILWGYVTQDIIGETSVTGAILKNLNDNTEKQLSITGFFVAIGHQPNTGFLAGQLNLDANGYIITQGKSTHTNIEGVFACGDIQDATYRQAVTAAGSGCMAALDAERWLAAREL; encoded by the coding sequence ATGAGCGAAAAACAGATTGAACATACCCATTGCCTAATTATAGGTTCTGGGCCTGCGGGTTATACGGCGGCTATTTATGCAGCTCGTGCAAGCCTGAACCCGGTCTTGTACACAGGAATCCAAATTGGCGGCCAATTAACAACGACCACAGACGTTGAGAATTTCCCCGGCTACCCAAACGGCATTACCGGACCAGAAATGATGGAAGAGTTTAGAAAACAAGCAGAACGCTTTGGCACAGACATTCGATACGCTTATGTAACTTCTATAGACTTACAGTCAAATCCCAAACGTGCCATTATAGATGACGGCCAAGAGATTACTGCGGATGCCGTCATTATCGCATCAGGAGCGTCAGCAAAATGGTTAGGGTTACCGGCTGAAAAAAAACTTAACGGAGCAGGTGTAAGTGCCTGCGCTGTATGTGATGGATTTTTCTTCCGTAACCAAGACGTAGCCGTTGTAGGCGGCGGAGATACTGCCTGCGAAGAAGCCGCATATCTATCCAAACTTTGCAAAAAAGTATATCTTATCGTCCGCCGAAATGAACTGCGCGCCTCCAAAGTAATGCAAGAACGTATCCAGAAAATCCCGAACATCGAAATATTGTGGGGCTACGTTACCCAAGACATTATCGGAGAAACCAGTGTAACCGGAGCTATCCTAAAAAACCTGAATGATAATACCGAAAAACAGCTATCCATAACTGGTTTCTTTGTAGCTATCGGCCACCAACCGAATACCGGATTTTTGGCAGGCCAGCTAAACTTAGATGCAAATGGATATATCATAACTCAAGGAAAAAGTACCCATACAAATATAGAAGGTGTTTTTGCCTGTGGCGATATTCAAGATGCTACTTACCGTCAAGCAGTTACGGCTGCGGGGAGTGGCTGTATGGCTGCCTTAGATGCTGAAAGATGGTTAGCAGCGCGGGAACTATAA
- a CDS encoding FAD-binding oxidoreductase — protein MVSSAGTIKPPPILIVGGGLSGLWLAINLIERGEYVVLFDAPKPNAASRIGAGVINPITGKRAAKTWEVDTFLQYLIQRFESPYLNSLKYLLQPLQLYRPFKTAFEANEWAGKSADPNFAPFVHYQFGTKGVPELIDPFGGINIQGYRLQVNSFIEKVIPILSQTGRFQFLNKPLLKSQLFLDSGEFELDGKRESYRFVVNCTGTDILQDSDWPAKCVVPLKGQLGFCTFEPPTNVDFGLSRAVFVLNEGSCFLIGSTYELDFEDESVTDVSTQQLQDKAQELLAIRNIHWLNQQAGLRPTTFDRKPLIGKHFRYDNYFMLNGLGTKGVLIAPLTANILADNMLKNIPIPKELNWNRLLDKKRASILPES, from the coding sequence ATGGTTAGCAGCGCGGGAACTATAAAGCCCCCTCCAATACTCATAGTCGGTGGCGGGCTATCCGGATTGTGGCTCGCTATCAACTTGATAGAACGTGGAGAATACGTTGTTTTATTTGATGCCCCAAAACCCAATGCCGCTTCCAGAATAGGTGCAGGTGTTATTAACCCAATAACCGGAAAAAGAGCCGCTAAAACATGGGAAGTAGATACTTTCTTACAATATCTAATCCAAAGGTTTGAATCCCCGTATCTAAATTCCTTAAAATATCTTTTGCAGCCGCTACAGCTTTACCGACCTTTTAAAACTGCCTTTGAAGCTAATGAATGGGCAGGAAAAAGTGCCGACCCAAACTTCGCCCCCTTTGTTCACTATCAGTTTGGAACTAAGGGAGTTCCAGAATTGATAGACCCATTTGGCGGAATTAACATACAAGGATATAGATTACAAGTAAATTCTTTTATAGAAAAAGTCATTCCGATTTTAAGCCAAACTGGCCGCTTTCAGTTTCTGAATAAACCACTATTAAAAAGCCAACTATTCTTAGATTCAGGAGAATTTGAGCTTGACGGAAAGAGAGAATCCTACCGTTTTGTAGTAAATTGTACGGGAACTGATATTTTGCAGGATTCAGACTGGCCGGCAAAATGTGTCGTTCCCCTAAAAGGCCAGTTAGGCTTCTGCACCTTTGAGCCGCCTACCAATGTGGATTTTGGGTTATCCAGAGCTGTTTTTGTGCTAAACGAAGGAAGTTGTTTTTTAATAGGCTCTACCTACGAATTAGACTTTGAAGATGAATCAGTTACGGACGTATCAACACAACAACTGCAAGATAAAGCCCAAGAACTTTTAGCAATCCGAAATATTCACTGGCTTAACCAGCAAGCCGGCCTTCGGCCAACAACTTTCGACCGAAAACCGCTTATCGGAAAGCATTTTCGATATGATAATTACTTTATGTTGAACGGGCTCGGCACTAAAGGTGTGTTAATTGCACCTTTAACAGCCAACATATTAGCAGACAATATGTTGAAAAATATTCCTATTCCAAAAGAGCTGAACTGGAATCGGTTGTTGGATAAGAAACGGGCATCCATTCTACCTGAATCTTAA
- the tilS gene encoding tRNA lysidine(34) synthetase TilS — translation MPNKNQPSLDKQFSTYLEANQLINKHQNLLLACSGGADSVALGLLLFKNNYRFSLAYMNFNLRKEAEEEEIFVQKLAEQWKTFAHIKQVSCQEYANQHKISIQEAARILRYHWFNELINQFHYDYLLTAHHLDDQIETIFASVLRSSEFAVIFGIPEKRTLIVRPLLNFCKKKDLQQFLESENYTWCEDVSNSSNKYQRNFIRNHLIKDALLVNPGLHSSLQQKIGLYTQQIAFIEEVFRPKIALYETAEPDGFVTLNFQKLAQNETSQAAKLFEIWWLSRLRFSFKQIAEILALRQTQVGKKILLNQYEIWRERSGISIGYPAYAALDTEIPLQNHCTIQLANRKIYVETLATEKYFLRYWKAGDRLKISVKAPNSILISDFLTNKSIPARQKKNCFVITTESGEIIALDSLWYSKKHLIKIQVEWMPVSYPTTDSSSALLE, via the coding sequence GTGCCTAACAAAAACCAACCTTCCTTAGATAAGCAATTTTCTACGTATTTAGAAGCTAACCAATTGATAAACAAGCATCAAAATTTACTTTTAGCTTGTAGTGGCGGGGCAGACTCGGTGGCTCTTGGCTTGCTGTTATTCAAGAATAACTACCGTTTTTCCTTAGCCTATATGAATTTCAATCTTCGTAAAGAGGCCGAAGAAGAAGAAATTTTTGTCCAGAAATTAGCTGAACAGTGGAAAACTTTTGCTCATATCAAACAGGTTTCTTGCCAAGAATATGCTAATCAACATAAAATTTCTATTCAAGAAGCGGCCAGAATCTTACGTTATCATTGGTTTAATGAACTCATAAATCAGTTTCACTATGATTATTTACTAACAGCTCATCACTTAGACGACCAAATAGAAACCATCTTTGCCTCTGTTCTTAGATCGTCTGAATTTGCAGTTATCTTTGGAATACCTGAAAAAAGAACCCTAATTGTTCGCCCTCTGTTAAACTTTTGTAAGAAAAAAGACTTGCAGCAATTTTTAGAATCAGAAAACTATACGTGGTGTGAGGATGTAAGCAATTCTTCTAATAAATATCAACGAAATTTCATTCGTAATCACTTAATAAAAGATGCGTTATTAGTTAACCCCGGGCTTCATTCTTCTTTACAGCAAAAAATAGGGTTATATACTCAACAAATTGCTTTTATCGAGGAGGTATTTCGCCCCAAAATTGCTCTTTATGAAACAGCAGAACCGGACGGCTTTGTTACATTAAATTTCCAGAAATTAGCTCAAAATGAAACTTCGCAAGCAGCTAAGTTATTTGAAATATGGTGGTTAAGTAGGCTTAGGTTTTCATTTAAGCAAATAGCGGAAATTCTTGCGTTGAGGCAAACACAAGTGGGGAAAAAAATATTACTGAACCAATATGAAATCTGGAGAGAACGAAGCGGAATCAGTATTGGTTATCCTGCTTATGCGGCCTTGGACACAGAGATTCCATTACAAAATCATTGCACGATTCAATTAGCGAACCGAAAAATCTATGTAGAAACTTTAGCCACCGAAAAGTACTTTCTGAGATACTGGAAAGCCGGAGATAGGCTAAAAATATCCGTAAAAGCCCCCAACTCGATTCTAATCAGTGATTTTTTGACCAATAAATCAATTCCGGCAAGGCAAAAAAAGAATTGTTTTGTAATTACAACTGAATCAGGAGAAATAATAGCCCTTGATAGCCTTTGGTACAGCAAAAAGCATCTGATTAAGATTCAGGTAGAATGGATGCCCGTTTCTTATCCAACAACCGATTCCAGTTCAGCTCTTTTGGAATAG
- a CDS encoding polysaccharide biosynthesis/export family protein, with protein sequence MFSRIFFYCIALTAFLATTGCGYKHQQVLFKTANPVDMRHETVVRVSGQESSVPIIPILSVGDRLDVRVSNAVELASAIPKTNQSDTPPSYLIGIDSLVALPVIGRVNLVGLTRVQAVLKLEELYKKYLNDPIVSVEILNLTFSILGEVQKPGIYPLAQERLHLAQAISQAGGFTVYAKKRNIKIIRGDFKNPEVLLINLTNIQTIETEELIIRNKDIVYIEPRSGRLVNEVLGPILPFVTIITSIASTIILGFRFLR encoded by the coding sequence GTGTTTTCTCGTATATTTTTTTACTGCATAGCACTAACTGCTTTTTTGGCGACTACCGGATGCGGCTATAAGCATCAGCAGGTTTTGTTTAAAACAGCTAATCCCGTTGATATGCGCCATGAAACGGTCGTGCGTGTGTCTGGCCAAGAAAGTTCCGTACCAATAATTCCCATTTTGTCTGTTGGAGATAGGTTAGATGTACGTGTTTCGAATGCCGTAGAGTTGGCATCAGCTATCCCTAAAACAAATCAATCAGATACACCCCCTAGCTATCTGATTGGTATAGACAGTTTAGTCGCTTTACCCGTAATTGGTAGGGTAAACTTAGTAGGCTTAACTCGTGTACAGGCAGTATTGAAGTTAGAAGAACTCTATAAAAAATACCTTAATGATCCTATCGTAAGCGTTGAAATACTGAATCTTACCTTCAGTATTTTAGGGGAAGTTCAAAAACCGGGTATCTATCCCTTAGCTCAGGAACGATTACATTTGGCTCAAGCCATCTCACAGGCCGGAGGCTTTACGGTTTATGCCAAAAAAAGAAATATTAAGATAATTCGTGGGGATTTTAAAAATCCTGAAGTGCTTTTGATTAATCTAACAAACATCCAAACAATTGAAACCGAAGAATTAATTATTCGGAACAAAGATATTGTTTACATTGAGCCTCGAAGTGGCCGGTTGGTAAACGAAGTGTTAGGCCCTATTTTGCCGTTTGTTACTATTATCACCTCGATTGCCAGCACGATTATTTTAGGGTTTCGTTTTCTACGATAA
- a CDS encoding polysaccharide biosynthesis tyrosine autokinase produces the protein MQTSPADSNQQAEAIDLRKFLFTILKKWQWILLGTLLGVTVAFLFLRYTPALFQATATVRVEDDNLGLYGDFADLTGTTLKDKLLTEVEILKSRSLIEASIEKLPLRVSYFSAGRFVDREMYNKAPFRVEYTRRDSLPFEGYFSVKIDPNQSNKFLLAAKGTDLEAVFKPQTVQFGEWVSFPPIKFRLVRIDSIPLEFEKYRFNFNKTVDIIERIRENLSIKQPVKEVSLVEISIKDVVPELTADFVNTLSQVYIDQDILIKAQAASQTLAFIDNLLSELSLKVQESGLQLEKFKRDNHIVDVELNTKLGLERVSNQEVQQNMLEIQKIAILNLEKQIADNQEVSNLSFNLEGNIDPVLIELIGILNQLNAERKSRLQVYTPESPYVLEIDQKIAETKRAIQQNIKVAKKRIEEQIQLLSRFIRDSKGSLTTIPETERVFINLLRSYEINQKVYDLLMEKRLEQSIARASVVSSARVVDKGIVPEDPVSPSKKLVYLLGFIMGGGGAVFVILLIDFFNNRIYLPTEVEHLTGIPVVGVIRSIENKGAPQSPIQVIANQRSAITESLRALRTNVQFIRNNSKKTPIISVTSSVSGEGKSFIISNLAAMFSLLDKKIIILELDLRKPKLHQRLNLPNDVGISSCLAGLADIQSVIKNTGLQNLDIVLAGPIPPNPAELIMGEQFGKIIEELSQSYDFIFIDTPPVGLVSDAIPITKLSDVCLYVFRYNYSLRQFAQIPKRIKEEHKLQNLYCVLNGFSEQSGSYGYYDGGGYYGGYYGQYNDGYFEDENPKTLWQKIKKRLKPARQKSKK, from the coding sequence ATGCAAACAAGTCCAGCGGATTCTAACCAACAGGCCGAAGCGATTGATTTACGGAAATTTTTATTTACCATACTCAAAAAATGGCAGTGGATTTTGTTGGGGACTTTATTGGGGGTTACCGTAGCCTTTTTGTTTTTAAGATATACCCCTGCTCTTTTTCAAGCTACTGCTACTGTGCGGGTAGAAGATGATAACTTGGGATTGTATGGTGATTTTGCTGATTTAACGGGCACTACTCTCAAAGATAAATTACTCACCGAAGTAGAAATTTTAAAATCCAGAAGTTTAATAGAGGCTTCTATAGAAAAGTTGCCTCTTCGAGTAAGCTATTTTTCTGCAGGGAGATTTGTTGATAGAGAAATGTACAACAAAGCTCCTTTTCGGGTAGAATATACCCGCCGAGATAGCTTACCTTTTGAAGGCTATTTTTCGGTAAAAATAGACCCTAACCAATCAAACAAATTTTTATTAGCTGCAAAAGGCACGGATTTAGAGGCCGTTTTTAAGCCCCAAACAGTTCAGTTCGGAGAATGGGTCAGTTTTCCCCCAATTAAATTTAGACTCGTAAGAATAGACTCAATACCACTTGAATTTGAAAAATATCGTTTTAATTTCAATAAGACGGTTGATATAATTGAGAGAATTCGGGAAAATCTTTCTATAAAGCAGCCGGTTAAGGAGGTCTCTCTGGTTGAAATTTCAATCAAAGACGTTGTTCCGGAACTTACGGCAGATTTTGTTAATACGCTATCACAGGTGTATATAGATCAAGACATACTCATTAAAGCTCAAGCAGCCAGCCAAACCTTAGCTTTTATAGATAATTTGCTATCCGAACTCTCCTTAAAGGTTCAAGAATCCGGATTACAATTAGAAAAATTTAAACGTGATAACCACATTGTAGATGTAGAATTAAATACCAAACTTGGCTTAGAGCGTGTATCTAACCAAGAAGTTCAGCAAAATATGCTGGAAATCCAAAAAATAGCTATCCTCAATTTAGAAAAGCAAATTGCTGATAATCAGGAAGTTTCAAATTTAAGTTTTAACCTTGAAGGAAATATTGACCCTGTGTTGATAGAGTTGATAGGAATACTGAACCAATTAAATGCAGAAAGAAAATCTCGATTACAGGTTTACACACCGGAAAGCCCCTATGTTTTGGAAATAGACCAGAAAATTGCAGAAACAAAACGTGCTATCCAGCAAAATATCAAAGTTGCTAAGAAAAGAATAGAGGAGCAGATTCAGTTATTAAGCAGGTTTATTCGAGATTCAAAGGGAAGTTTAACAACAATTCCGGAAACGGAACGTGTGTTTATCAACTTACTGCGTAGCTATGAAATAAACCAAAAAGTATATGATCTTTTGATGGAAAAGCGCTTAGAGCAATCTATTGCGCGTGCTTCTGTAGTTTCTTCAGCCCGAGTTGTAGATAAAGGAATAGTGCCAGAAGATCCTGTTTCTCCGTCCAAAAAATTAGTGTATTTATTGGGCTTCATAATGGGCGGCGGCGGCGCAGTATTTGTCATTTTACTTATTGATTTCTTTAATAATCGCATTTATTTACCTACGGAAGTAGAACACCTTACGGGAATACCGGTAGTTGGGGTTATTAGGAGCATTGAAAATAAAGGAGCACCACAAAGTCCAATACAAGTTATTGCAAATCAGCGTTCTGCAATAACAGAATCGCTACGGGCGTTACGAACAAACGTTCAATTTATTCGTAATAATAGCAAAAAGACCCCTATTATTAGCGTTACATCTTCGGTTAGCGGAGAAGGTAAGTCCTTTATTATCTCAAATTTAGCAGCGATGTTTTCATTGCTCGATAAAAAGATAATTATTTTGGAACTCGATCTAAGAAAACCAAAATTGCACCAAAGACTTAATCTTCCAAATGATGTTGGAATAAGCAGCTGTTTAGCTGGTTTAGCTGATATTCAATCTGTTATCAAAAATACAGGACTTCAAAATTTAGATATTGTCTTAGCAGGCCCAATTCCTCCAAATCCTGCAGAATTAATTATGGGAGAGCAGTTTGGTAAAATTATTGAAGAGTTGAGCCAAAGCTATGATTTTATTTTTATTGACACACCCCCGGTAGGGCTTGTTTCAGATGCAATCCCAATTACAAAATTAAGTGATGTTTGTTTGTATGTATTTAGATACAATTATTCTCTAAGGCAGTTTGCACAAATTCCGAAACGAATAAAAGAAGAGCACAAATTGCAGAACTTATATTGTGTTTTAAATGGTTTTTCAGAGCAATCTGGAAGCTATGGTTATTATGACGGAGGTGGCTATTATGGAGGCTATTATGGGCAGTATAATGACGGCTACTTTGAAGATGAAAACCCTAAAACGCTTTGGCAAAAGATAAAAAAACGGCTAAAACCTGCACGCCAAAAGTCAAAAAAGTAG